Proteins from a single region of Ziziphus jujuba cultivar Dongzao chromosome 1, ASM3175591v1:
- the LOC107405916 gene encoding large ribosomal subunit protein mL43, which yields MALRGVWQLQKLIVNYCDWGGSSRGIRAFMESHLPAFKEKNPQLELVTELIRGQHPHLKGLYGNKNQRVICVKNMDPDEIFQYATRLRNSLGRKVVKLRTRHVTKHPSVQGTWTTDVKF from the exons ATGGCTTTAAGAGGGGTTTGGCAGCTTCAAAAACTGATAGTGAACTATTGTGACTGGGGAGGAAGTAGTAGGGGCATCAG GGCATTTATGGAGTCGCATCTACCAGCGTTTAAGGAGAAGAATCCTCAGCTAGAGTTGGTTACAGAACTCATTCGTGGTCAGCATCCACATTTGAAGGGCTTATACG GGAACAAAAATCAACGGGTTATATGTGTGAAAAATATGGATCCAGATGAGATTTTTCAATATGCAACAAGGCTAAGAAACTCATTGGGAAGAAAGGTGGTGAAACTGAGGACCAGACATGTGACCAAACATCCTAGCGTGCAAGGCACATGGACAACGGACGTCAAATTTTGA
- the LOC107405708 gene encoding uncharacterized protein LOC107405708, with product MAAVVSAPALEILVRGPEGFSIWNGPPFSNGQPGTKLATSPCTSTKFSEDGSRLLVLKSDSVISIYDCNSYREIRSFQVPNFNAATLSPCGTYLQTFQKSSTPQEKNVALWKIETGDPVYQQFQKNMTKTTWPTIRFSSDETVACRMATNEIQFFDGGDFSKGVLYRLRVQGVAAIELSKAPASHVAAFVPESKGVPASVQIFACGKDSQNQPVARRSFFRCSTVQMNWNYGSTGLLVVVQADVDKTNQSYYGESKLNYLTTDGTHEGLVPLRKEGPVHDVQWSYSGSEFAVVYGFMPAKATIFDKKCNPLLELGSGPYNTIRWNPKGKFLCLAGFGNLPGDMAFWDYIEKKQLGTTKAECSVTSEWSPDGCYFMTATTAPRLQVDNGIKIFHYNGSLYFKKMFDKLYQADWKPVSPDRFGDIAALIKSIDLLKVEETKPQGERSKSSQTSAKSAPSNPPAQKPAAYRPPHAKNAAVVQAELLGQSATETMSKNALRNKKKREKQKEKKAAEGSQSADGS from the exons ATGGCGGCTGTTGTATCTGCACCGGCTCTGGAGATCTTAG TTCGAGGACCAGAAGGGTTCTCAATCTGGAATGGGCCGCCATTCAGCAATGGTCAACCCGGCACGAAGCTTGCGACATCTCCTTGCACAAGTACAAAGTTCAGTGAAGATGGTTCGAGACTCTTGGTGTTGAAATCTGATTCTGTGATCAGCATTTATGATTGCAACAGCTACAGAGAGATCAGAAGTTTTCAAGTTCCAAACTTCAATGCAGCCACCTTGTCTCCATGTGGGACTTATCTTCAAACCTTCCAGAAATCCTCTACACCCCAGGAAAAGAATGTGGCTTTATGGAAGATAGAGACTGGGGATCCTGTTTATCAGCAATTCCAAAAGAACATGACAAAAACCACTTG GCCCACAATTAGATTCAGCTCTGATGAAACTGTTGCATGTCGGATGGCAACCAATGAGATTCAATTTTTTGATGGTGGTGATTTCTCTAAAGGAGTTCTTTATCGCTTAAGAGTCCAAGGAGTGGCTGCTATTGAGCTTTCTAAGGCACCTGCGTCCCATGTGGCTGCATTTGTTCCAGAATCCAAG GGTGTGCCAGCAAGTGTTCAGATATTTGCTTGTGGGAAAGATTCACAGAATCAACCTGTTGCTCGGCGGAGTTTTTTCCGATGTTCGACCGTGCAAATGAATTGGAACTATGGCTCTACTGGTCTTCTGGTTGTAGTGCAGGCAGATGTTGATAAGACCAACCAGAGTTATTATGGGGAATCAAAGCTAAACTACTTGACAACAGATGGGACACATGAAGGACTTGTGCCTCTTC GTAAAGAGGGGCCTGTACATGATGTTCAGTGGTCGTATTCCGGGTCAGAGTTTGCGGTTGTTTATGGGT TTATGCCTGCTAAAGCAACCATCTTTGACAAGAAGTGCAATCCTTTACTTGAGCTTGGATCAGGGCCCTATAATACAATCCGATGGAATCCAAAAGGAAAAT TTCTGTGTTTGGCCGGATTTGGGAACTTACCTGGTGATATG GCATTTTGGGATTACATAGAAAAAAAGCAGCTGGGAACAACCAAAGCTGAGTGCTCTGTTACAAGTGAATGGTCTCCAGATGGATGTTATTTCATGACAGCGACAACAGCTCCAAGACTACAGGTTGACAATGG GATTAAAATTTTCCACTACAATGGATCGTTATATTTCAAGAAGATGTTTGATAAGTTGTATCAG GCTGATTGGAAACCAGTGTCACCAGATAGATTTGGTGACATTGCTGCACTCATCAAATCTATTGACTTGTTAAAGGTTGAAGAAACCAAACCCCAAG GAGAAAGGTCAAAATCTTCTCAGACATCAGCAAAAAGTGCTCCCAGTAACCCTCCTGCTCAGAAGCCTGCTGCTTATCGGCCCCCACACGCTAAGAATGCTGCTGTTGTTCAAGCAGAG CTCTTGGGACAGAGCGCTACTGA AACAATGAGCAAGAATGCATTGcgaaacaagaagaaaagggagaaacaaaaggagaaaaaggctGCAGAGGGATCACAGTCTGCCGATGGTTCTTGA
- the LOC132800577 gene encoding wall-associated receptor kinase 5-like: MALYYGYDHLVSCDLDVGVAIGFITLFISGSWIYLVLKKRKIMKLKEKFFRQNGGLIFQQQLSRRKDTNEVADIFTELELRKSTNNYNESTIIGKGGFGIVYKGTLPDDRIVAIKKSKIKDQTQVEQFINEVVVLSQINHRNVVKLLGCCLETEVPLLVYEFVPNGNLFEHIRNRDKGSNFHWETRLGIAAETAGALSYLHSAASTPIIHRDVKSSNILLDSSMTTKVSDFGASRLIPLGQTEVATMVQGTLGYLDPEYLQTNQLTEKSDVYSFGVVLVELLTGKKTVSVNRPEEERNLAMHFLYSLLENRLYEILESHIVNEEHREQLKEVAELARRCLSVKGEDRPTMKEVAMELEGIRRTERHPWVKTELNLEETENLLNDQTFNSYKDYYGESVSNDAITLDFSGR, encoded by the coding sequence ATGGCTTTATATTATGGTTATGACCATCTAGTGTCTTGCGATTTGGATGTAGGTGTTGCCATCGGATTCATAACGTTATTTATAAGTGGCAGTTggatatatttggttttaaagaaaagaaagataatgAAGCTCAAGGAAAAGTTCTTCCGACAGAATGGTGGATTAATTTTTCAACAACAACTCTCTCGCCGGAAAGACACCAATGAAGTGGCAGACATTTTCACAGAATTAGAGCTAAGAAAATCTACAAACAACTATAATGAGAGCACAATCATTGGCAAAGGAGGTTTTGGAATAGTTTACAAAGGAACTTTACCAGATGATAGGATTGTTGCCATCAAGAAGTCCAAGATTAAGGATCAAACCCAAGTTGAGCAATTCATTAACGAGGTTGTTGTACTCTCCCAGATTAATCATAGGAATGTGGTGAAACTCTTGGGGTGTTGTTTGGAAACAGAAGTTCCTTTACTTGTATATGAGTTTGTTCCTAATGGTAATCTCTTTGAGCACATACGTAATAGGGATAAGGGATCCAACTTTCATTGGGAAACCCGGTTAGGAATAGCAGCAGAAACTGCTGGAGCTCTGTCATATTTGCACTCTGCAGCTTCAACACCAATTATCCACAGAGATGTCAAGTCTTCAAATATACTCCTGGATAGTTCTATGACCACAAAAGTTTCTGACTTTGGAGCATCAAGATTGATTCCATTGGGCCAAACTGAAGTAGCAACAATGGTGCAAGGAACTCTTGGATACTTGGATCCTGAATACTTGCAAACCAACCAATTGACTGAGAAAAGTGATGTCTATAGCTTTGGAGTTGTTCTTGTTGAGCTACTGACAGGAAAAAAAACGGTCTCAGTCAATAGACCAGAAGAGGAGAGAAATCTAGCTATGCATTTCCTTTATTCCTTGCTAGAAAACAGATTGTATGAAATACTAGAGAGTCATATAGTGAATGAAGAACATAGAGAGCAACTTAAGGAAGTGGCTGAGCTTGCAAGAAGATGCTTGAGCGTGAAAGGAGAAGATAGACCGACAATGAAAGAAGTAGCAATGGAATTGGAAGGAATAAGAAGAACCGAAAGGCATCCATGGGTTAAAACAGAGTTGAATTTGGAAGAGACTGAAAACCTGCTTAATGATCAAACATTCAATTCTTACAAAGACTACTATGGTGAAAGTGTTTCGAATGATGCCATTACATTGGATTTCAGTGGGAGATAA
- the LOC107405727 gene encoding wall-associated receptor kinase 2, whose product MVVLRLHGLMLRLTTLIIPSAAAVLATDHELDSPGCLRHCEDVDIPYPFGITGNCSLNDNFLIHCDNSSGHLVPFIGNLTVRSISVEQPQISILFDVAKDCYTKSGEQIVTKTKSTLKSPNSMFSISTKNVFTIIGCESYSYLTAYETNNESIYLTLSTTCRSIYGVHTGPACSLPGCTSTDITDRLQNMTVEAYSYNRHNNTRYFNNCTYAFVVEQNQFSFSRDYVTNFPQEKLPLALDWSVSYDYDACGRYSRRHGLEDGSGYYCQSMKGFQGNPYLNDGCQDINECENLSLNNCSEIRYCVNKQESYTCSCPFWFKGDGRKDGTGCKDQLPGFKIAIVR is encoded by the exons ATGGTGGTCTTGAGATTACATGGATTGATGCTCCGgctaacaacattaataataccATCAGCAGCAGCAGTATTAGCAACTGATCATGAACTAGACTCACCAGGCTGCCTCCGCCACTGTGAAGATGTAGACATTCCATATCCATTTGGCATCACTGGAAACTGTTCTCTGAATGACAATTTTCTCATCCACTGTGACAACTCCTCTGGCCATCTTGTACCATTCATAGGTAATCTCACAGTACGTAGCATCTCTGTTGAACAACCTCAGATAAGCATCTTGTTTGATGTTGCCAAAGATTGCTATACAAAGTCTGGTGAACAAATAGTGACCAAGACTAAATCAACTCTAAAGTCCCCGAACTCCATGTTTAGCATCTCTACCAAAAACGTCTTCACTATTATTGGTTGTGAATCTTATTCATACCTTACTGCATATGAAACCAATAATGAAAGTATCTACTTGACTTTGTCCACCACATGTCGAAGCATTTATGGTGTGCACACTGGACCTGCTTGCTCACTTCCTGGGTGTACTTCTACAGATATAACTGATAGACTCCAGAATATGACAGTGGAGGCATATAGCTATAACCGACACAATAATACAAGATATTTCAACAACTGCACCTATGCCTTTGTTGTTGAACAAAATCAGTTCAGTTTCTCTCGTGATTATGTTACCAATTTCCCTCAAGAGAAGCTCCCTCTGGCTCTTGATTGGTCTGTAAGTTATGACTATGATGCATGTGGGAGATATAGCAGAAGACATGGCCTTGAGGATGGTTCTGGATATTATTGCCAATCCATGAAGGGTTTCCAAGGAAACCCATATCTAAATGATGGTTGCCAag ATATCAATGAATGTGAGAATCTAAGTCTGAATAACTGCTCTGAGATCCGGTACTGTGTTAACAAGCAGGAGAGTTATACTTGTTCTTGTCCCTTCTGGTTCAAAGGAGATGGGAGAAAAGATGGAACGGGTTGCAAAGATCAATTACCAGGGTTTAAGATTGCCATAG TTcgttaa